The Niabella beijingensis genomic interval ATGCGCCACCGGTGGCGTCGTGGATATGTTATTTTCAATCCTTGGAAGCGATTATCCTAAAGCAACGACTCAAAAAAAAGTAAGAAGATATATTGGGGCGAATCATAATTACTTATTAACGTATAATCCGGACGAGTTAAAGCAGCAGTGGATCAGTGAATTCCCGGAAGATCGGGAAGGTATTGAGCGCTTTTTTAAAGCAGCTAAAAAAATAGGGGCAGCATTTAACAAATACTATCGCGTATTCAGAACAGAAGAAAGCATGAGTTATTGGGAAAAGCTAAAAAAAACCATGGCTTTCGCACGCTTCGGGATAGCTTTTATCCCCTATTTGCGATTTTCCGGGCCAAATGGACTACAAAGAGGATTGAATAAATTTTTTAAACAAAAAAAATTACAGGACGTCTTTGCAGCAGATACAGAATTAGTAGGTTGTCTCACACCAATAGGATGGGCCTACTACAAAGATTTTCAAAGCCCGCCGGAAGGAGGAGGACAGGTAATACCGGAATGGCTGAAGCATATTGTTATGTATTATAAAAACAATATTTTTTTTAACTCGACGGTGCAAGAGATTATAGTAGAAAACGAGCTGGCAAAAAGCGTGAGATTTATTCACAAAGGATGTAAATATCTCATCAATACTAAATATGTTATTGGAGCGATCGATGTGGAAACTCTATATAATAAAATGTTACCTCCCGATACGATTTCTTCGATATTTCGAAATAAACTTACACAGGCAGAGCTTTACAGTAGCTCCATCACCATATCAATAGGCTTGGACTGCGCCCCGGATCACCTGGGATTCAGCGAAGAGCTGTTGCACCTCTCCTCTCAAAATAGTAAAAACATTGTTTCCACTAAAGCCACGCCCTTTCTATCGGAGATATCTATTATCGCACCTTCCGTAAGAGATCCGTCACTCGCACCAAACGGAAAGGGAACACTTACTATTTATGTACCGGCATATATGAATGACAATGAGTACTGGCGTACTACAACGGATGTAAGAGGCAATCACGTTCGTACAGAAGCATACCAGCGGCTAAAAACTGAAATTGCTGAAGCAATACTACAACACGTGGAGGATGTAATAGCACCAGGACTACGCTCCCATATTTTATTTTATGAAGTGGCCACACCCATCACTCATTGGCGATACACCGGGAACAAAAATGGCACCATGATGGGCGCTAAACCCGGACGGTTAAACATCAAGAACAAGATAGCACATTATCAAACACCCGTAAAAAATGTACTGCTCGGCGGACATTGGGCCGAGTTGGGCGGAGGAATCCCCATTGCTGTAAAAGCTGGTTCTAATGCTGCTTTATTGGTTTTAAAAAAAGAAAACAAAAAAGCATTCAGAGCGCTGGCTGATTATATGGATCGAAAAATCTCAATCACAGAGTTCTTGAAAAAAAATGTTTTTAAACCATATTGTAATAATTGGGTACGAAAGCCAACTCCGGCTGAAAAGGCAATTGTAAATAACAAAAACCAGGCATCATTATGATTTATACAGCCACAGCTGTTTTATCAGCTACTCCCGACAAAAATGCACCGTTGATACCATCGGTATTGTATATTTTCCCGTTATTATGCAACCCAATTTATTGCCCATTGCAACAACTGGAATCAGCCAGATAAAGAAGTGCAGTATCTGAATAAAAAATACTATTAAGCCAACGCCCCTATTTTGATTGTAAAAAATCGGTAACTATGGAGATGATAAAAATTATTGAAAAAACTAATTCATTTTTAGTCGAAGAGTTTGAGGCGGATCTGTCCTTGATTCACCCCAATGCCCGCTTTAAAGAAGTGCTCGATCTTGACAGCCTTGATTATATTGACCTTTTAGTGGTCATTGAAAGCAATTTTCATTTTAAAGTGCAACACGGTGATTTTTTATCATTAATAACTTTTCAGGATTTTTACAATTACATACACACAAAAACAGAAAAGAAAGCGGCTGATTAAAATTCTTTGTGCATATTTTTATTTGTCACTTTTTCAATTCCCCCTAGGGCCTCTAAAGAAAATTAGTAACAGAACTGAGAGGGTTTTAAAATCTTCAAAAGACGCTAACTCTTCTGAGGTTAGATGACGGTGTTGTATTTGGTCGTATTTCGCTTTGTAATATTTCCTCTTCAACGGAGCCAAATATTTTTATGCTAATATTCGGGTTTCGTTTGGGGACGCTGAAACGAACAGCACCGTTAGCGTAAAAAATACCGAAAAACACGTATTCTTTATAACCATTGGTATAAGTAATTTTATAGTAACAAAAACTGATTTTTATATACGGGTATGGAGGATACAGAGATTATTTTTGAACGTAGTTCTGTTTGTTTGCCGCTATTTTGTTACGGGTGCAGTAAAGACGACGCAAGCGACATCAATAAGAAATACTATCGTAAAGCAAGAATAAACGGAACGACTCAAAAATTTTGTGCATGAAGCAAAGTTTCCATATGGAAGCAATGAACAGTTAATGGACCATACAATATGATGCCCGCGAAACAAGCGCTTCCCCTTTAAATATTAGGACCATTTAGGAGTACGATCGGCCATGAAAATAATAGTGCTGATAAAATTGTAACCTTCACATAACAGAACCTAAGGATTATCTGATTTTGACTAAAATGAGGATTATCAAAAAAAAAATATTTAAATGGGTGTTGATTGTAGTTGCGGCTTATTATATAATTACAACCATCTATTTTGGACATGGAGATATTGATTCCAGGACGGGTATTACCCACTTTTATTGGTCGGGGCTGGATGATTTAGGCAGAGAAGATAAAGCTTCAGGATTTCTGATAAACAAACCATTCCCCACTTTTCTTAAGGGAGTTGATGGGCCGTATATTTTCGGACGTAAAAGTTATTGCGTTACCAGGGCAAATAAACTGGAAGAAAAAATCATCGATAGTACTGGATGGGTTGACGTAGAAACAGGTATCAAAGCGTTTCCCCGTTTTTCTGTACAGCTCCGTTCCAATTATC includes:
- a CDS encoding acyl carrier protein, with product MEMIKIIEKTNSFLVEEFEADLSLIHPNARFKEVLDLDSLDYIDLLVVIESNFHFKVQHGDFLSLITFQDFYNYIHTKTEKKAAD
- a CDS encoding phytoene desaturase family protein, with the protein product MHISSKSNYDVVVIGAGVGGLTAASLLSKAGLSVCVLEKEPHAGGYLAGFCRKGFRFDTAIHWLNQCATGGVVDMLFSILGSDYPKATTQKKVRRYIGANHNYLLTYNPDELKQQWISEFPEDREGIERFFKAAKKIGAAFNKYYRVFRTEESMSYWEKLKKTMAFARFGIAFIPYLRFSGPNGLQRGLNKFFKQKKLQDVFAADTELVGCLTPIGWAYYKDFQSPPEGGGQVIPEWLKHIVMYYKNNIFFNSTVQEIIVENELAKSVRFIHKGCKYLINTKYVIGAIDVETLYNKMLPPDTISSIFRNKLTQAELYSSSITISIGLDCAPDHLGFSEELLHLSSQNSKNIVSTKATPFLSEISIIAPSVRDPSLAPNGKGTLTIYVPAYMNDNEYWRTTTDVRGNHVRTEAYQRLKTEIAEAILQHVEDVIAPGLRSHILFYEVATPITHWRYTGNKNGTMMGAKPGRLNIKNKIAHYQTPVKNVLLGGHWAELGGGIPIAVKAGSNAALLVLKKENKKAFRALADYMDRKISITEFLKKNVFKPYCNNWVRKPTPAEKAIVNNKNQASL